In a single window of the Methanotorris formicicus Mc-S-70 genome:
- a CDS encoding replication factor C large subunit has protein sequence MLEWVEKYRPKTLKEVAGHNEIKEKLKKWIEDHIKGKNPKPIILVGNPGCGKTTLAHALARDYGFDVIELNASDKRNRAAIRQIVGTASTSKSLTGKNILIILDEVDGISGTEDSGGVSEILKVIKEAKNPIILTANDIYKPTLKPLRDVCEVINVPNVHTNTILAVLKRIAKKENLDVDEKTLKIIAKHSGGDLRAAINDLEALALGGKINQEIASHLPDRDTERTIFDAMRIILKTTHYDIATMALMNCSEDLQTVEEWLAENIPKEYKKLEDIERAFDYLSKADIFLGRVYKRQYFGLWRFASSLMTAGVALAKDEKYRGFTKYSYPSVLTLLTRTKAKRETLKKILKKIGEKTHTSSKRARDDLELLKSIIENNLEMGAELVEYFEITKEELENIVGKKLASEVFKIINKKKKEKEKEKKIKEKAEKKIEVEQKETEEIKVEKIEEVKEEKKSKGKKTKKSEKKEEKTKQLTLEAFFK, from the coding sequence ATGTTAGAATGGGTTGAAAAATATAGACCAAAGACGCTAAAAGAGGTTGCAGGACATAACGAAATCAAAGAAAAACTAAAAAAGTGGATTGAAGACCATATAAAAGGAAAAAATCCAAAGCCAATTATATTGGTTGGGAATCCAGGATGTGGAAAGACAACATTGGCACATGCTTTAGCAAGGGATTATGGTTTTGATGTTATTGAGTTGAATGCAAGTGACAAAAGGAATAGAGCAGCAATTAGGCAAATAGTTGGGACTGCATCTACTTCAAAATCATTAACGGGGAAGAATATATTAATAATATTGGATGAGGTTGATGGAATCTCTGGAACTGAGGATTCTGGAGGGGTTAGTGAGATACTTAAAGTAATAAAAGAAGCAAAAAATCCAATAATCCTAACTGCAAATGACATATACAAACCCACACTAAAGCCTTTAAGGGATGTTTGTGAAGTTATAAATGTCCCAAATGTCCATACAAACACAATATTGGCAGTTTTAAAGAGGATAGCAAAAAAAGAGAACTTAGATGTTGATGAAAAAACCCTAAAAATCATAGCAAAGCATAGTGGTGGTGATTTGAGGGCAGCAATAAATGATTTGGAAGCATTGGCATTAGGGGGGAAAATTAATCAAGAAATTGCTTCACATTTGCCTGATAGAGACACTGAAAGGACAATTTTTGATGCGATGAGGATTATTCTTAAAACTACACATTACGACATTGCTACAATGGCATTGATGAATTGCAGTGAAGATTTGCAGACTGTTGAGGAATGGTTGGCAGAGAATATCCCAAAAGAATACAAAAAACTTGAAGATATAGAGAGGGCTTTTGATTATTTATCAAAGGCAGATATATTTTTAGGGAGAGTTTATAAAAGGCAGTATTTTGGACTTTGGAGGTTTGCCTCATCTTTAATGACTGCTGGTGTTGCATTGGCAAAGGATGAGAAGTATAGGGGCTTTACAAAGTATAGTTACCCATCAGTTTTAACGCTCCTAACAAGAACAAAGGCAAAAAGAGAAACATTGAAAAAAATCCTTAAAAAAATTGGGGAAAAAACACACACATCATCAAAAAGGGCAAGAGATGATTTGGAATTGTTGAAATCAATAATAGAAAACAATTTGGAGATGGGGGCGGAGTTAGTTGAATACTTTGAAATAACAAAGGAGGAACTTGAAAATATTGTGGGTAAAAAATTAGCATCAGAAGTTTTCAAAATTATAAATAAAAAGAAGAAAGAGAAAGAAAAAGAAAAGAAAATTAAAGAAAAAGCAGAAAAGAAAATAGAAGTAGAACAAAAAGAAACAGAAGAAATAAAAGTTGAGAAAATTGAAGAAGTCAAAGAAGAAAAGAAAAGCAAAGGCAAAAAAACCAAAAAATCAGAAAAGAAAGAAGAAAAGACAAAGCAATTAACGTTGGAAGCGTTCTTTAAATAA